One genomic segment of Phyllopteryx taeniolatus isolate TA_2022b chromosome 12, UOR_Ptae_1.2, whole genome shotgun sequence includes these proteins:
- the fgf14 gene encoding fibroblast growth factor 14 isoform X4, translating to MNPDGSLDGTKDDSSNSSLFNLIPVGLRVVAIQSVKTGLYIAMNGEGHLYTSELFTAECKFKESVFENYYVIYSSMLYRQQESGRAWFLGLNKEGQAMKGNRVKKTKPAAHFLPKPLEVAMYREPSLHDVGETVPKAAVPASKSTSEPVVMNGGKPVSKPDKPAT from the exons ATGAATCCCGATGGCTCTCTCGATGGCACCAAGGACGACAGCAGTAATTCCT CTTTGTTCAACCTCATTCCCGTGGGCCTCCGAGTCGTCGCCATTCAGTCTGTGAAGACGGGCTTGTACATCGCCATGAACGGGGAGGGTCATCTCTACACATCA GAACTCTTCACGGCAGAGTGCAAATTCAAAGAGTCGGTATTCGAGAACTACTACGTCATCTACTCGTCCATGTTGTACCGACAGCAGGAGTCGGGTCGGGCCTGGTTCCTCGGTCTCAATAAAGAGGGTCAAGCCATGAAGGGGAACCGAGTGAAGAAAACCAAACCGGCCGCCCACTTCCTGCCCAAGCCATTAGAAG TCGCCATGTACCGAGAGCCATCGCTGCACGACGTCGGCGAGACGGTGCCCAAAGCGGCGGTCCCGGCCAGTAAAAGCACAAGTGAGCCTGTGGTGATGAACGGAGGCAAACCTGTAAGCAAGCCCGACAAACCAGCCACATAA
- the fgf14 gene encoding fibroblast growth factor 14 isoform X2, whose protein sequence is MAAAIASGLIRQKRQAREQHLDRPSTNRRRKSPSKNKGLCNGNLVDIFSKVRIFGLRKRRLRRQDPQLKGIVTRLYCRQGYYLQMNPDGSLDGTKDDSSNSSLFNLIPVGLRVVAIQSVKTGLYIAMNGEGHLYTSELFTAECKFKESVFENYYVIYSSMLYRQQESGRAWFLGLNKEGQAMKGNRVKKTKPAAHFLPKPLEVAMYREPSLHDVGETVPKAAVPASKSTSEPVVMNGGKPVSKPDKPAT, encoded by the exons ATGGCGGCCGCCATCGCCAGCGGGCTGATCCGGCAGAAGCGGCAGGCGCGGGAGCAGCATTTGGACCGGCCCTCCACCAACCGGCGCCGGAAGAGCCCCAGCAAGAACAAGGGCCTGTGCAACGGCAACCTGGTGGACATCTTCTCCAAAGTGCGCATCTTTGGCCTCAGGAAGCGCAGACTACGGAGACAAG aTCCCCAGCTCAAGGGCATAGTGACCAGGTTATACTGCAGACAGGGCTACTACTTGCAAATGAATCCCGATGGCTCTCTCGATGGCACCAAGGACGACAGCAGTAATTCCT CTTTGTTCAACCTCATTCCCGTGGGCCTCCGAGTCGTCGCCATTCAGTCTGTGAAGACGGGCTTGTACATCGCCATGAACGGGGAGGGTCATCTCTACACATCA GAACTCTTCACGGCAGAGTGCAAATTCAAAGAGTCGGTATTCGAGAACTACTACGTCATCTACTCGTCCATGTTGTACCGACAGCAGGAGTCGGGTCGGGCCTGGTTCCTCGGTCTCAATAAAGAGGGTCAAGCCATGAAGGGGAACCGAGTGAAGAAAACCAAACCGGCCGCCCACTTCCTGCCCAAGCCATTAGAAG TCGCCATGTACCGAGAGCCATCGCTGCACGACGTCGGCGAGACGGTGCCCAAAGCGGCGGTCCCGGCCAGTAAAAGCACAAGTGAGCCTGTGGTGATGAACGGAGGCAAACCTGTAAGCAAGCCCGACAAACCAGCCACATAA